Sequence from the Magallana gigas chromosome 4, xbMagGiga1.1, whole genome shotgun sequence genome:
ttttgaaattcattatttttttttctaaaagcaTGAGACCATTTATGAAATTCATACATAACTTTATACACTGTTATCCTTCTCACAGGCTAGGTTGGTCTTCACAGGATAAAAATCCAGTCCTTCGCTGTTTATTAATGTATGACGTCATATCCCCAGAAAAGGCTCGACAAAAATTGATGTTAGATTCTAACATTCATTTGACTTGAACAAACACAAATTGATACATGAATTCCAATATTTATTtactaaatgaaaataatggattTCACGCATTGTCTGTAAATTGTAGATATTAACATGaatgtatttaatataaaactttaggATTCTTTACCTTTTTCAGGATAGTGTGAATTAACAAACTCAAAACAAAACGAAAGCACAAGCGTAAtcaacatctttttaaaaagcattaatTTGCCTTCCCATTATCTGatcatatgttaaatatattagaTTTGTTAATACTGTTAGGTTCATGTACAcgtgtatataaaatttaatacaaaacttaactgaaaaaaaaactttaaaatttaacaattaatgcaaacaacatataatttttttatcatacaaatTCATATATCACAGAAATCGATTAGCTTCGGGCTGCAACAACACCGGGTCCAGTATTTTCTGAAAACTTGTTGGTCTGAAATCCGGAATACACAAACGGACTGGCTCGACTTTTAAGCGTCGTTCCAACATCTGGGTGTTGATTTGTATTCAAGCTGTAGGCATTCGGCCCTGGTCCTTCATcgactgaattttaaaaataaaaaagattgcAAAGAGGTAAGAAACATTATAATAATCTGAGCAACTTACTAATTATTATAATACTTAATGTATCCGTAATCTcccaataaaagaaaaattaatttttaatgcaaatacTCAAACTGCGTAATTCATTATGGAAAACAAACAGAAGATCTAGATATAActggaaatttttttatgaatctaCACGATCTttgtatttaagaaaataatgatttttctaCAGAAAGACGtttatctgataatttacttACCTTTTGAGgtaaataaacattataataaTCTGAACAACTTAAGAAAATATACTTACCTTTTGAGTCATGAGATCTGCCGGTGATTGAGTACTTGGGGGCGCCATCATCTTGATCACGTGGTTCATAAGAAGCAGGACCAGGGCTCGTGCGACCTACAGGGTGTGATCATGTTGTAAAAGTCAGTGACGTCAATAAATAGAATAACCACGATGTtctgatgtatattttttgtcaatttcattaatgctttaaaaaaattaaaaagatattttctaAAGTTAAGAAAAGATAAATGAAAAGCCTTAAAGATAAATATAACAGTTGAAGTTTTTTCAGTGTATTTAACACAATGACTACTAGATTTTTTTCCACAGAACATGGAAGGGATTGATCAAACAAAacagtataatattatattcttGGAAGCTACTCACTATCTGGTATCTCAAACCGTTTCCCCATGGAAAACGCCGGACCTTCAGATTTTCGTTTCTCGTACTCGTATTTATTGGGAGCAGGGTTCTCgtcttaaatgaaatataacgaTAATTCTTAGGTAGAGAGAGTTTTCTCCCttcttaaaatataaacatactCTGAGCAAATAAacctaaatgaaaaaaaaattcttcatgaATGGACAGTTTACCTATTTTCTCCTTTAACTTCTCTCCTATCTTGTAAGCGGGAGAATCATTGGTAGAAAACTTCTTCCGGGTGCTGTAACTTCCGGGACCGGGTAACTCTTTCGCATctgcaaaaaaatattgtttctaaacagattcaaaaataattattttaattcgaTTATGTTAGACCTATGAACAACTAATTTCAAAACCAAGAACTAAAGTGTATTCTGCATTAGTTTTGTAAACCGACCTTTTGCCGTGTAGTTAAGAGATTCCGGATAAGACGGTTTGGTTTTCTGTCTGTTAGAAAACATCGGAGTCTTCCGGAGATTGGCTTTCGTGAGAGAGTAATCCGCCGGACCGGGCCGTGGAGGTTCTACGGAGatttaaagaacaaaaaatgataaattatttcCTTAATTGCTTTTAAACTAGAACTCAAATGATGAGTGAAATTTTTTTGGTAGtttagtatatatttatattgtttttatcttttgattgttttataaaatatattttatttctggaACTTTCATAGTAACTGTTATGATGATTTCATGAAgttactaaatacatgtacttgtagcTATGTTTTCAATACATGTAGCAGTTGAATGGAAACCCAATACCATAAGAAAACATTCCTATGCAAACTTGATTTCTcgaaacacaaataaaaatatcacacaAATACACCTTCACACAAATCAACCAATTTTcaaccattttaaaaagaaaaccaaagcTTATAAAATATAAGCTATAACCTATATTTTCAAATCACAAGACTTCCAACACCAGTGATGATTCCCCATCAGAATACAGTGTGCATTGTACGTATACCTCCGAAAAGAGAATTAAGTCGTCTCCCCTTGAAAGAAACAGCCGGGGAAGTGTTTAAGACAGAGCTGGTCACTCTATAATCATTTGGACCCGGAGTTTTGTCTCTGGTATTGATTTCGGGCTTGATATACAAAGGTCCTCTATTTTGCTGAAACGGACCCCCGTAATGCTCTCGAGCCCGACTTTCTTTCAAGCCATTATATCCACTTCCTATTGTAGTTCTGATGTTATACGAGCCCGGCGCTGGGGTATCGTTTGAATCATCCGGAAGTAAAAATGTTGcatgattttctttaaaattatcaaatcttCGGGTTCGGTCTCCTTTGAAAGACACGCCCTGGCTATTCATTTCAACAAATGCTCTTTGTCGTGATTTTTGCCTCGTTTGAGACCGACTTTCTGAATGAGACCCTCTAAATGACGTTGCCGAGTCTGTACCTATTGTGCTTCTAATGTTATATGCTCCGGGGGCCGGAGTGTGCTCAATCATGTCCGGAACTAGAAACAATGCATTCTGGTTCTTTGCtgtttcgaatttcctctgtctGTTTCCTTTCATCGACACCCCGGGAGCTTTACCAAAGACTGTTGGCACATCATACAGAGTATCGTTTCTGCTTTTTGCCGAGAGCTCAGGCGAAATGTATGTTCGGCCATTTTCGGACTGATAGGGTCCAAGACTGCCCCTGCTCCCTTTGAAACTCGCTGACGTAATCGATGATCCCACCGAAGTCCCGATGTTGTAACTCCCAGGACCCGGTGTTTCCTCTATTGTGTTTGGTAGAAGAAAACCACAATTCATTCGTGGAGTTTCGTTGAAGTTTCTGTTGCGGTCTCCTTTCATAGAAACGCCTGAGGTCTTCCTAATGGAAGAAGGCATTTCATAACTGTTCGGACTTAAAAACCTTGATCCCTTTTCATCAAATTGAGGTTGCACATGCAATTGGCCTCGGTTGGATTGAAACGGACCACTTTGACTTCGACGTCCTTTCAATGAAGGCATCTTCCCTCTAAACCCGAATTTATCTTCCACATTGTAAGCATTTGGACCGGGTGTGTCATCCACAAGATTTGGCAACAAGAAACATGCGTTCTTTTTCGCGGAGTCAAAATTTCGCCTTCTATCACCTTTGAATGACACTCCCGGTGTGGTTCCGATGGAAGTTTTAATCTGATAAGAATTAGGCGCCGGCGTATCTTCAAAGTATCGAGGACTCAATATGTCGGATTTGGAACCAGTCGTGAAAAATGACCGCGGACTTAGATCGTTGTGACTCAACGTCTTTTTCAAATCGAGGCGTGGGACCCCGAAATGACTACTGATACTGTTCAAATCCATCATTGATCTAGCGAAATACTCACTCATGGTGAGTAATTACTGTTATGagaaattttattgataaagataCTTTATGATGGCCCAACAGGTTTTGTTGGCAGTAAAAACTGATCCAAGGCTATTTGTTCCTTGATGTTAAAATGCCTCTATGCATTTAGCAAGAACATTGtaattaaatactttaaaagGACACAGTCGTTAGAATGGTAACCCTACCTTCAGGGTCGAACCATTTGTAAGCGAGAGTAGTTGCTCTATTGTCACAGAGAAGAGAATTCGACAGGAAATAAGTTGCAGGAGATGGTCCACCTATAATAGATATATACTATAAAGGTAATATTCTAATTAAATCGATTAAAAGAGATTTAAGACAttattttcacataaaaataaaagttctttaaatgaaaataacgcCCTTTTTTTAAGGATTTGAATCACAGTCTTGTTTAAAAAAGAGATTATTTAATATTCGAATCTTACTTTTGTCCTTTTCCTGCTCGTCCTTCCGGCTTGCAATGATTACGGACGTAGCTTTGCCAATGGTTGTCCCTACATCATATGTGTTTGGAGACGGACTATCTTTGTTTATTGCTTTTAATACAAAGTATATTACAAATCAAAAAaagattataattatataaatgcaTTTTGTACATAGAAAATTTCACCTGTACAAGGCGACATTTCTgtatacttataaataaaacCAGTCTTGGTGGTGCATTTCTAAGAAAAACATGCGTTAATTATAATGTAAGAAACCTATCTTGTTGAGCAAAATTTTTCTAGCAAAATAACTCTACTGACGACTTCTGTTTATAAGAGaaacaaaaatgatatatttcctTGCGAGTTATCTCTCCTACTTAAGGGTAACTctacctttatttttttctgcagaaAACTATcaacaaacaaagaaaaacctcaaaactttttttgtatCACACTACATTGTATATTGCTCTTTATCAGATTAGCAAAAAATTatgcaatatttcaaaatatcaagtatGGTGGAATATGGTACGATTAGtaaaaagaagaagaagttCTTGGTATCGGTTTGTATCTCTTACTTACATCTCTGGACACTTGGCGGAGGAGGAAGTTTGCAGCCAAAGGAGTAGGACGGACCACGTGACTTTTCTTGGACGATATAATCAGATGGCCCTACAAATAAACTAGAACTCAATCTCAAATTCTATCATAAGGTGTCATTTTCTACAAATGTTAAATtatcttttgatatttaatactagaaaagaaaacagATGAAGTACCTGGAGAGTATTTCCAAACTGAAGTTCTTGCTACGCCAAACGATTTCTTGGGGCCGCGACCAAAGTAAGAGGAATTGGGTCGATAGTTTGGTCCAGGTGTTTGGAAACCTGAGGAAAAAATGAAGAACCTAAACTATCCGATTTATAGATATTCATGTACAATGACGTATccctgtaaaccaacttttattcccGCGTGAGAAATG
This genomic interval carries:
- the LOC105329124 gene encoding sperm-tail PG-rich repeat-containing protein 2 isoform X2, with translation MEMKNDLHLPLLQKKFNYAIRKQNREVTRDAMGQYIVPTDGKPLTSLGNPTPGPADYLPLISTKTSLPHYSISGKYKPQKANDNPGPSDFSTSGSLIWKNKKVTIKGRSKCYFDEEAGKYCTVIGPAKYNSKYDQCGSNSGPKFSIARRQRSEVYTGPPNSQVQPVDSQGFQTPGPNYRPNSSYFGRGPKKSFGVARTSVWKYSPGPSDYIVQEKSRGPSYSFGCKLPPPPSVQRSINKDSPSPNTYDVGTTIGKATSVIIASRKDEQEKDKSGPSPATYFLSNSLLCDNRATTLAYKWFDPEEPPRPGPADYSLTKANLRKTPMFSNRQKTKPSYPESLNYTAKDAKELPGPGSYSTRKKFSTNDSPAYKIGEKLKEKIDENPAPNKYEYEKRKSEGPAFSMGKRFEIPDSRTSPGPASYEPRDQDDGAPKYSITGRSHDSKVDEGPGPNAYSLNTNQHPDVGTTLKSRASPFVYSGFQTNKFSENTGPGVVAARS
- the LOC105329124 gene encoding sperm-tail PG-rich repeat-containing protein 2 isoform X1, with translation MSEYFARSMMDLNSISSHFGVPRLDLKKTLSHNDLSPRSFFTTGSKSDILSPRYFEDTPAPNSYQIKTSIGTTPGVSFKGDRRRNFDSAKKNACFLLPNLVDDTPGPNAYNVEDKFGFRGKMPSLKGRRSQSGPFQSNRGQLHVQPQFDEKGSRFLSPNSYEMPSSIRKTSGVSMKGDRNRNFNETPRMNCGFLLPNTIEETPGPGSYNIGTSVGSSITSASFKGSRGSLGPYQSENGRTYISPELSAKSRNDTLYDVPTVFGKAPGVSMKGNRQRKFETAKNQNALFLVPDMIEHTPAPGAYNIRSTIGTDSATSFRGSHSESRSQTRQKSRQRAFVEMNSQGVSFKGDRTRRFDNFKENHATFLLPDDSNDTPAPGSYNIRTTIGSGYNGLKESRAREHYGGPFQQNRGPLYIKPEINTRDKTPGPNDYRVTSSVLNTSPAVSFKGRRLNSLFGEPPRPGPADYSLTKANLRKTPMFSNRQKTKPSYPESLNYTAKDAKELPGPGSYSTRKKFSTNDSPAYKIGEKLKEKIDENPAPNKYEYEKRKSEGPAFSMGKRFEIPDSRTSPGPASYEPRDQDDGAPKYSITGRSHDSKVDEGPGPNAYSLNTNQHPDVGTTLKSRASPFVYSGFQTNKFSENTGPGVVAARS
- the LOC105329124 gene encoding sperm-tail PG-rich repeat-containing protein 2 isoform X3: MKERLNKRGKEKVTRDAMGQYIVPTDGKPLTSLGNPTPGPADYLPLISTKTSLPHYSISGKYKPQKANDNPGPSDFSTSGSLIWKNKKVTIKGRSKCYFDEEAGKYCTVIGPAKYNSKYDQCGSNSGPKFSIARRQRSEVYTGPPNSQVQPVDSQGFQTPGPNYRPNSSYFGRGPKKSFGVARTSVWKYSPGPSDYIVQEKSRGPSYSFGCKLPPPPSVQRSINKDSPSPNTYDVGTTIGKATSVIIASRKDEQEKDKSGPSPATYFLSNSLLCDNRATTLAYKWFDPEEPPRPGPADYSLTKANLRKTPMFSNRQKTKPSYPESLNYTAKDAKELPGPGSYSTRKKFSTNDSPAYKIGEKLKEKIDENPAPNKYEYEKRKSEGPAFSMGKRFEIPDSRTSPGPASYEPRDQDDGAPKYSITGRSHDSKVDEGPGPNAYSLNTNQHPDVGTTLKSRASPFVYSGFQTNKFSENTGPGVVAARS